GGCGACTTGAATAAATTCAGAGGAATAGTCGGTGGCATAAACAGTATGAGTGCATAAGACTGAAGTAGTCAGGATTATTAACATCAGAATTGGTAAATTGCTTATCTCAGTGTTGCTGTGTAGCGGTTTCCGTCTCTCTCTCTGAGAAGTCCATTTTCCTTTACCTTGCAAGGTAATTGGCGGAATCATTATTTGGAGCTGTTCCATATATATGATTTATGTTGGAGTCTGACATGTCGCTTCCAAATCGTGTTCTGGACCATCACATTCACCATCAGCCAGTGGAGTTCTGCAACTTACGCAGAAGGATATAGTCTATGACGTTAACGACTTTAAGCCACCTTCCAAGTCGGTGTCCTGAATGGATGCGATCGAGAGGCGCCCACCCTTGTCAACTATGACGCCATCCTCTAGTAGCTTTGAGAGAACCCGTTCCAGAAAAGCCTTGTTTCTAGAAGTGATCCTTTGGAATCCGAAAGTTTTTCCTACCTGAGTAATCAGCGATTCGCTTCGTAAGCTGAGGGCTTCCTTTAATATACTTAGGAAAGCTAAGATTATCTCCTCTTGGGGTATGTGCTTCAGCTCTCTCATAGTTCTAGGATCTTTTGGATCTGGGCGTCTAATCGTCAATCTGAAATTGGGCTTCTCGAACCAGAGGAAACCGTTTTTCACTCTAAGTCCTGAAGAAAACGATAGTTTTCTGCAAATATATCTAACTTTTCCCTTCATTCCACTGCATACTCTGTGGAGCTGCAATTTCGATGTGGATTGGACTCTCGACATCTACCGTCTTTTCAATAGGTTGGAAGTAAAAATTTTGCAAATCGTATTCGAACAGGTCATAGTCTCTTGTGAGTGGACCTGCAAGCACATATGCCCTGTACAATGTTGTCAAGGCTTTAGCTGAGTTAATCTCTGTGAATGTTTCCCTGTACCAATTTCTCTTTCTACTTTGTTAGGAGCCTGCTGAGCAGTGATGTATGAAGCTTATCAAGCACCCTCAATTTCTTCACGTATACGTTGAATCTCTTTCACATCTAGTTGAAGTCATGTGCCCAGATCCTGTGTAGCCTTCAGTCTAGTTTCTCGAGGACTTCTTGCCTTAGGCGAAGATCTCTAGCTATGAGAGATTTCTTGAGATACAGACCGAAAAATTTGGCGGGCCCGACGGGATTTGAACCCGCGACCTTTGGGTTAAGAGCTTCGGCCCATGATGTGGACCACCGCTCTACCTGACTGAGCCTCCCGACCGATTCTGGTTTACGGGCCCGAGCCCGCCAACACCAATAATCAAAACATATTTCTAATAATTCTTTCTGAGGGTATTCGTGAATCTTCCTCTGGGAGCCCCTACCTTACAACTCTAAATCTCCTAGTAAACGTTTTTCCCAACATATCAGACATGATGTTTGGAGGTTCATTTGATGCTGACCTTCATAGGTTTAGGTCTCCACAGTGAGTTGGGCATATCTCTTGAGGGGTTAGAGGAGGCTAAGATGGCCGATATTGTCTTCGCTGAATTCTACACAAGCCATATGCCTGGGTTCAGGCTTGCGAATCTTGAGAGGCTAGTAGGTAAGAAGGTTCAGGTTCTCTCCAGGAAAGAACTTGAGGATGAGGCTGAGGAGAAAATTCTTGAACCTGCTAGGAGATACCGGTGTGTACTGTTAACCCCCGGGGATCCTAATGTTGCTACGACCCATATCGCCTTGAGGCTGAGGGCTGAGAAGGAGAATATTAGAACGTTCGTGATACATGCCGCCTCAGTCGCGTCTGCTGTGGCTGGGGTTACAGGCCTTCAAAGTTATAAGTTCGGCAGGACAGTGACGATACCCTTCAAATCAAACTCAACCTCAGACGTCCCTTACGAGCATATATGTGAGAATATGGCGAGGGGTCTACACTCTCTAGCCTTACTCGACATGGACTCGGAGGCTGGAAGATATATGACTGTCAATGAGGGGCTTGAGCAACTCCTAGATGTTGAGAATAGGAGAGGGTGTGGGTTGCTAGGGTTGAATAGGCCTGCAGTGGGGGTGGCTAGAATAGGCTCCAGAGACATGAGGGTGAGGGCTGACACTATGGGTAACTTGGATAAATATGATTGGGGTGGGCCACCACACTGCCTTGTATTCCCTGGAAGACTTCACTTCATGGAGGCCGAAGCCCTGCACATACTATGTGGAGCTAACACAGAGATTCTGAGGGACCTGATGTGAAGGATGACGTCAGATTGACTGCTGAGAGATATATTCAGGGTGTCGAGTCGGCTCTTACGGGGTTGGTTAAGGAATCGAGTCAAAAAATAAATTCTGGCATGGTGGACTTTATCATCGACTCTGCGAACAGATATCTGCAAGATGCAAACTACTACTTGAGGTGTGGTAGGGAGGTTGTTGCTCTGGCCTCAGCATCCTACGCTGAGGGTCTCTTGGATGCCCTCAGAATACTTGGACTTGTGAATTTCACATGGAGGAGAGGGTTTGAAGAGGCGTAGGGTTGTCCTAGCCGCAGGGGTCTTCGACCTCCTACACTTCGGACACTTGAGAGCCCTCGAAGACGCTAAGAAGGCTGGGGGTAGAGGCTCAAGACTCATAGTGATTGTGGCAAGGGACAGGACGGTTGAGAGGCGTAAAGGTAGAAGGCCTATCCTCCCAGAGGATCAGAGGAGGGCCCTCGTGGAAGCACTGAAACCAGTGGATAAGGCGATCCTCGGATACGAGGAGATGAATATAGCCGGGGTTATTCAGAAGATAAAACCTGATGTGATAGCTATCGGCTACGACCAGCATGATATGTTGAGAGCCGTCCAAGAGGCCTTGAAGACCTATCCAGGCAAGGTTAAGGTTGTCAAGATGAGGAGGTACGGTCCAAGGAACCTTGACAGCTCATCCAAGATCAAGAGGAGGGTCATTGAGGAGTTGAGGCCGTAACCCTCACCCTGACAGTATCACCGTCCTTGAGATTCAACCTATCCCTCAGATTCTCACCTGCAACCAGCTCGACCACATCAGGCCCGTAATGGCTCCTCAAAGCCAATATGACAGCAGCCTCGACACTATCATTAACAACGACCCTGAGACACTTGGCAGGTCCGAAACTCCTATCCTTGGTCCTGAATCCATCAATCAATATCGAAGGCAAACCCTCGAGTGTAGCTTTCACACCCTCATAGCCCTGCCTCAACCTAAGATTCAAGGTTCCAGGGTAAGGGTCGAACCCGAGCTTACTCCTCAACTGTTTACGGTAACCCTCCTGACCAACATAGTATGAGCCCTCACCCAACCCAGTGAAGAGTACACCCTCAAAATAAAGAGTCCCAGGGGGACGCTCAAACATCCACCTCAACGATGAGTAGAGTCTGGCCAATAACTGCTGGCCTTCAGCCGTTATCCGTATAGATTCACGCCTTGCAACCCTGACCCTCCTGATGTAACCCATACGTTCAAGATTTATCAGATGTCTGGAGACGGTCTGCTGGGAACACCCCAGCTTCGAACTTAAATCTCCGGTAGTGTATGAGAGCTCACCTGTTGGGGCAGAGAGCTCGGCGATTCTACATAAAGTCAAAAGTAACGTTCCTTTCAAAGAAGCCCATTCTAGACTCTTCATATAAAGATCAAAAATCCAAAATGCCGAGCTACAATTTAAAAACTTCTAAACCGATAGTTAGTCCTGTTAACCAGCCTCCACTTAAGGTTCAAAGATCTGATGGATATGCCTAACATATTCGAGGTTGAGAGTCTAGAACTAATTCAGAGACAATTATCTAGAATGATCATTGTTGAAGACCGGTTCAGGATGCCTACCAGAAAAGTTTCAGGGATCGATGTAGCCTACAAGGATGATGTGGCTTTCGCAGCATGTGTCACCATCGACACTCAGACCATGGAGGTTCTTGAAGAGAAGACAGCGACCGTCAAAGTCGACTTCCCTTATAAGCCTACATTCCTATGGTTCAGGGAAGGCGGGGCGATGTTGAGGGTAGTCCAAGGGTTGGATGTTGAGCCGGATATATTCATGGTGAACGGTCATGGGCTGGCCCACCCTAGAAGATGTGGGTCTGCCTCACACTTTGGGGTTTCAACGGGTAAGCCGAGCATAGGTGTGGCCGGCTCGAGACTCTGCGGAGAATACTCTAGGCAGCCTACAAGCTTCGGTGACTATGAACCCCTAATGTTGAACGGTGACGCTGTTGGATGGTTGGTGAAGCCTGCGGTTGGCAAGCCGATATATGTCTCTCCTGGACACATGGTGAGCCTCAAATCATCTGTCGAGATAGTTCTAAGATGTTTGCTGAAACATAGGTTTCCGGAACCTATCCATCTAGCCCACCGACTAGCCGAAAATAGGTTACTGATCTAAAAATCAACTCTTCAATTTTTTCAACAGTTTATCTTCGAAGTCTCTGAGAACCTTCTCCAAGGAGAGTCTTCTAACCTCTGAGACGACGTCGCCTCTGGTGGCCTCTATGAGCTTCCTCGCGTTATCCATCTTATGCCTGAAGTTTTCAATTATGGCGGTGTGGTCTATCAGGTATAGATCCTCAAAAGTCTCCTCCATCACTTTCAGGGAATATTCAGCCTCAGCGACTCTGCCGGATCTGAGATGGTTGAGGCAGAATCTGCGGAGCTCTCCTATGAAGTCTAGAAGTCCGAGGAGGTAAGGTTGGACCTCGACACCGACCTCGCGCAGGGATAGTAGCCTCCTCTCAGCGACTATGCCGTAGAGTAACCTGGCCTCAGCATATTCTTGATAGGCTAAGGTTACGTTTCCGAGGGTCTTAAGGTCCCTCCACTTCTTCAGTATTCGTTCAAGGTCTTTGATGGATCTTGCAGCGTTTTCTATATGCTCCGATGCCTTCTCAAGGTCGCCCCTATGGAGCTCTATGATGGCTCGGCCTGAGAATCTCACGGATACCCTCGAGGCTTCGAAGACGCTGTCTCTCGCAGCATCAAGTTCAGCCAGACTCTTCTGGATGATGTTTATATCCTTCTTCCGAAGCATCGAGCACACCGACAATTATAGATATATCACATTATACTTATCGGCCTTTCCAGTCTACTCAGTAGGGCGACCCTACTATCAACCGACTCATCGATGATCTTGTAACCTGTGTAATCTGCGAGTCTCAGGGCGAATTCATGGACCTCCTTATGCGATGGCATATTGGAGAATTGTAGCCTCCTCCTCGAGTAGCCAACATACATGTAGGCTTTAGGTTCGATATATGTAGGCTCAGCCCTTAAGATCAACCTCGCATAGTCCTGCAGGTCCTGCATGTTATAACCTTTGACAAGGGTTATTCTGACTGCTGTTGGGCAGCTGAAGGATTTCAGCAACTCTAAAGTCTCAAGTATACCCTGCCAGCATCCAGGTGAGGTGGGTCTACAGATGTGGATGTACCTCTCAAGGTTCGGTGCTGAGAGGGATATGTATATTTGGGTAGGCTCCTCCTTGAGATTGGCCAGAACCTCAGGCCTCGTCCCGTTTGTGACGAGAAAAGTTGTTAGGCCGAGCCTATGATACTCTGAGATCAAACCGTCTAGGAAGGGGTATATGGTTGGTTCACCGGTCAAGCTTATGGCGGCATGTTTGGGCTCCATAGCCTCAGAATATTTCTTGGGGTCAACCCTACCCTCAGCCACCTGTCCCTTATATCCGCTGAGTATCCTCCTCTGCGCAACTATCGATTGAACCGCCAGGTCGGCTGGTGAATCCCAACTAGCAGGCGACTCCAGACTCGACGAGAGGTGTGATTCACCCTCCTGAATCCGCCAGCAGTAGAGGCACCTCTGGGTGCACCAAACCACTGCTGGGGTTACCTGGAGGCACCTGTGAGACCTGATCCCGTAGAACTTCTCCTTGTAGCATGGCTCACCAGCTGTTAGGCTCTTATGGAGCCAGCGGCACTTCTTGACCGCCGAGTGGCCTCCTATAATCTGGTACTTCTGCCTTCTCAAGATGGTGGCGACGGCTGGGTCTAAGGTTTGGCTGCTCGATTTGAGATGAACCTTCTCCGGTTCAACATTCACCTTTATCAGACTCATCTTCCGAAACTTCTAGCCTGAGAAGCCTCAACAAATATTCTAGGTTAAGGCTACACTCTCCTCCTTAGTCCCATCTTTGTCTATGATGAGGAGGTCCAGGCTTCCACCGCTGGCTGCGTCCCTCGCAATCGCCGCTTTCACAGATCTCTTGACGAGATCCTTCGTCTCCTGCAAGCCCATACCTTCCTTATACTCGTCTTCGAGCAGACCTATAGCAATCTCTGTGCCGCTTCCGACAGCCGCATACTTGTCTGGGATGACTGAGCCTAGAAGGTCTAGAACATATAGGCTCGGACCCTCATCGTCTATTCCGCCTACTATTGTCTGTGTGATGTATGGTAGGAGTCTCCTCTGGAAGAGGAGGTTGCCCATAAGCTTGGCTGTGGCCCTCACCGAGATTGAGCGGTCCCTCTCATAGGAGTATAGATTGGCATATGCTGAAGCCTCCTTCGCCAAGATCTGCATATCTGAGACCAGGCCTGCACATGCTACGCCGATGTACTCTGTTATCTTGAAGACTTTCTTGGCCGATTTACTCATTACGAAGTATCCGTAGGATACTCTTCTCTCAGAGGCGAGGACGACACCACCACTATAGACTACACCGACGGTTGTCGCTCCTGGGATGTAAGGGATCATCTGGGACACAGCTGCCACCTTGACAATGTACAGTTCACCTTAATATTCTCCACAATTTAAGTTTGATGCAACATTAAGATTTAGGGTTGCAGATGCTCCCGCTGAAGAACATCTTAACAAAGATCCTTTGGGATAGGAGACTTAATGTTGAAGATTATGTTGTAACCTTCATCCATCGTGGTGCACCTTCAGATTTGAAGACTATTCCAGTGAAAAACATCAGGAAGATTGGCAAGTCATGGTTCACATATGAGGATGATGATGGGGTTGAATTCTATATACCTATGCATAGGGTGAAGACTGTGATGAATCTTAAGACCGGTGAAGTGTTATGGGTGAAGAGGCGAACGTGAGGTTAGGTTCATCGGATACTGCTGTTGACCAGTCCAACACCTTTACATGTTATTTTTGCGGGTCTACCGACCTCACCCTCAACCTTGAAATCGACTTTCAGAAGGATCCTACATAGCTCTATGCAGGTGATCGTGTGGAGGGTCAACTCATCAACCTTCATTATAGATTCACCCTCTGCCAGACTGGCGTAGACGATAAGTTGATCACCCAGATGCTTATCTACAGGTGATCCGCGCCTCAGGGGCTGAAGAAGGTTTGAGGCAGCCTCCTCACCAACCTTCTCTGCTGGTGTGCCGAGTCTCCCAAGAGCATCAGCCCCAACCAATCCGCCTGAGGATAGGGAAGCGAAGAGTATGATGCCGCATCCTGGGTCCATCGAACATTTCGGATGATCCCCCTGCAAACATTCAATCGCTATATCTGCATCGTAGCCTTCCCTCAAAAGGACTCTATTAGCAGACTTCGCCATCCTATCTGTTATATGTGCTGGTAACCTGCAACTGTAAGATAGACCCCAAATCTTCGACACATCCCCGAAATCCTCAAGAACTATAGGCTTGAGGGTCCAGACAGGATTCATATGGGCCTTTACGATTCCTCCTCCTCTGGGGTAGAATCCACGCCTCAGAATCTCTATGGAACCATTGTAACCCATCCTATTCAAGATAGGGATCAGAACATTCTGCAGATACTCAACGGCTGGCGCCATTGGATTATTCGTTCCACCAGAGATCTCAATCGAGACATCTCCACTGGAGAATGCTGCGACGGGCATCAGCGCTTGCAGTACAAGACCAATCGATCCAGCTGTACCAACATCTATTCTGAAACTGCCTGATGGGGGTGAGGATGGGGTGAAGACCATTTCCCTTGAGCCGACATATAGACCATCGACCTCAGCCTTACTCATCAAACCTATCGCCTTCACAGCGTTCAAATGTTGGGGCCTCAGTCCAGGCGGAGACCTCTTAGCCCTGATATTCACTATCTTCACAGGTTTCCTCAGTATGGCAGAGATGGCTGTTGAGATCCTGAGGATCTGCCCACCACCTTCAAGCATGTCGCCCTGAATCTCAATCATCGAATCTAACACCAGAGACTACTGAAGCCAGTTAGATTGCAAAAAAGATGTTGTAAACCCGTTTTTATCGTTTCACATCACCGGTGACTCGAAGAATCGCATCCAAGAACATAGATTGAACACCGCCATATGCCTTCGGTTCACAGACCAAAATGGTAAAAGTATCTTCATAGAAATATATTCGTCCATAACTTAAGCTCTCAGGGATGTGCTAGAGTTGGGTATAGTAGGCCTATATGTCGGAAGATTCCAACCTTTCCACCTCGGACATCTAGAAGTTGTGAGATCTATCCTAAATAGGGCTGACGAGCTCATCATAGCCATAGGAAGCTCCCAGTACAGCCACACCAGAAGAAATCCCTTCACTGCTGGTGAGAGAGTCACGATGATCAGGGAGTCACTGAGGGATGCGAATATGCCAATGCACAGAGTTCAGATCACTCCCGTACCAGACATAAACGTCCATAAGATCTGGGTTGCACATGTATCATCGTATGTCGGAAGGTTCGACGTCGTATATTCGAACGATCCATTGACATCATACCTGTTCAGAGAGGCCGGCGTAAAGGTTGAGCCTATACCATTTTATAGACGTGAGGTCTACTCGGCCACAGAGATTAGAAGAAGAATCCTTCAAGGTGGAAATTGGAGGGAGCTTCTCCCGGAGGCAGTCTGTAGAGTGATCGATTCAGTCGATGGAGTCGAAAGGATAAGGATGCTCTACCAGACGGACAATCCATAAAACCAAACGGAAGGAACGTTGAGGTCCCATCTAAATATTATTTTGGTTTGTGGCGTCTAACCATTATCGAGGCTCCAACATTCACATTCAGCAGTTTAGCTGCGTCACCCATGCATACAGCAACCTCCAGAAAGCCACTGCTACCTATCGTTGCAAGAATGTCGCCTGAAGGCACATCAACATATGTGTGGCAGAGTGGTGCTGAAAAATTCTTTCCATCAATCTCAAAATCAACTATGCCCCCATACCGAATATTCTCACTTTCAAGGTTCTGATATCTTATGTTTGAGACTATGTTCCCAAACCTATCTATGTGAATTATTGAGCCTAAGACTTCGCCGCATCGAACCTCCACCTTCGGAAACTCTATTCTCATATAGTCTGTTATTGGTTGGCCGAATTTTGAAGGTTCAACACCCCTCGCCAAGTGGCCTGCCACATATGCAAATATATCTCTACCATGGAAGGTCGGTGAGACTCTAACTGCAAAGTACTTCGACTCAGTCAGATGGTATACCCTGATTATACCATCCATCTCAGCAGCCATTGTGAGTAGACCATTGTCAGGCCCCACATAGAGGCCCCTACGAGTCTGGATGAGAATGGGCCTCCTCGAACCGCCGACCCCTGGATCGACGACAGCGACATATATTGTTCCTGCTGGAAAGTATTGGGCGGTCGAAGCCAATAGCAGCATACCCTCCTGAACATTATGCCTCTCAACCTCATGGGATATGTCTACTATGATTGTTGGAGGTGATATTGTGAGTATGACCCCTTTCATCTGGGCCACATACGGGTCTCTGACGCCGAAGTCTGAAAGGAGGGCAACAAGAGCCAACGTCTATCCCATAGATCTTTTTGTATCGCCGAACAATTTATGAATTCCCTGTGAGACCTAACAGGTGGTTGAGGGGTATGAGGATCATTGCAATCTCGGATATTCATAGAAGTGAGACTGCGACCTCAGCCGCCGCGGCTGTGATTGGTAGGGAGGAGCCGGACCTCACACTCGTAGCTGGCGATATATCCCACAACGATTTGGATGAAGCCCTGAGGCTGCTGAAGATTCTCTGTGAGACTGGGGTACCGACATTCTTTGTTCCAGGGAATATGGATTCGCCGAGCCTCTCAAGATGGAGGGGCGATTCGCCGAGGAACCTGCATGGAGACTGTGTAGACTTCAAGGGTTACAGCATAGTTGGTTTAGGAGGTTCAGTCAACACCCCTTTCAATACACCTTTTGAATATGATGAATCGAACGCATCAGCGATCTTGAATGGGATCCCATCAAGATTTGAGTCTGGGAGGTTGATAATTCTCTCCCACTGCCCACCAAAAGGAACGAGGGCAGACACGACAAGGTTCGGAATACATGCTGGGAGCGGTTCTGTAAGAGAGTTCGTCGAGAAGAAGTCCCCTCTCCTGGTTGTATGCGGCCACATCCATGAGGCCGAATGCACAGATAATTTGGGTAGAAGCGTCATAGTCAATCCTGGTCCAGCATACCATGGAGGCTATGCAAGGGTCAACCTCAATGGAAGGGTTGAGGTGGAGCTGGCTAAGTTCAAGATTTGAGGGCCTCAAAAATTCTTGAAGAAGATTTTTGAGGCTTAACCGGATAAATCTAGATTGTAAGATGCTGGTTAGGGGCAGATGACAGGCGACATCGACGGAGGATCGAATCCTCTAGTAAGATATGATCAGATAGAGAGGAGACTCTACCAGGAGAGCATCGCCTCCAAGGCTACCATGAGAAATACCCTCATAATCTTGCCGACAGCCTTGGGGAAGACTGTGATAACAGCCCTTGCGGCAGCCCACTTCTTATACAACTATAGGCGGGGCAGGGTTCTTGTGATGGCGCCGACGAGACCCTTGGTGATGCAACATAGGGATGCTTTCCTCAGAGTCCTCAAGATTCCTGGGGATGAGGCTGCTGTTCTCACAGGTAAAACTCCGAACAAGCTCAGGGAGGTTGTCTGGAGGGGCAAGTGTAAGCTCCTATTCGCCACACCCCAAGTTGTGAAGAACGACCTCATCAGAGGTTACGTGGATATGAGTGAGTTCAACCTCATAATATTCGATGAATGTCACAGGGCGACGAAGGACTACGCCTACACTTACGTAGCCAAGAAGTATATGGGGAACTCCCCTTGGCCCATAATCTTAGGTGCGACTGCAAGTCCAGGGGCTGATAGGGAACGTGTAGAGGAGGTTTGTAGAGCACTATTCATCGAGCAGATAGAGTACAGGTCTGAGGAGGATGTTGATGTCATACCATACATCAAACCGGTCCAGGTGGAGTGGAGGTTCATAGACCTCCCTGAAGAATATAAGATTCTAGGAGGGAGGTTGAGGGGGCTTCTGGATGAGAGGTTGAGCTGGCTTAGAAGGATGGGATACTTGAACAAGACATTGAACCATACAACGAGGAGGGACCTTCTAGAGTTGGGCGAATCCTTGAGGGGTAAGATTCAAAAGAGCAACGATAAGGGGCCCATATACAGCGCCATAGTCGCCCAGTCTGCAGCCCTAACAATCTTCCACGCCATAGAGCTACTTGAGACCCAAGGCATCGAGACCCTCACATCCTTCCTTGAGAAGGTTGAGTCAGACGACGCAAAGAGAAGTTACAAAACCATAACGAGCAGCCCCCAATACATGGATTTCAGAAGGATCCTTGAAGGTTACAGGGCGATCCCCCATCCTAAACAGATGAAGCTGATTGAGGAGATTGAGCGGGAACTTGAGGTGAACCCCTCATCCAGAATCATAGTCTTCACGCAGTATAGGGATACGGCGACATGCTTGGTTGACCTCTTGAGGGAGAGATTCCATGTTGGGGTCGAAAGGTTCGTCGGCCAAGCTGCCAAGGATGGCGACACCGGTTTATCCCAAGATGAACAGTCAAGAATCCTTAAGGACCTCGAATCAGGCAACATAAAGATTCTTGTGGCGACATGTATAGCTGAGGAGGGCCTCGACATACCGAGCGTGGACCTAGTCATATTCTATGAGCCTGTCCCCAGCGAGATCAGACATATCCAGAGGCGCGGTAGGACAGGGAGGAAGTCTGCGGGGAGGGCGGTGATATTGACTGCAAAAAACACCTTCGACATGGCATACTTATACTCAAGCAAGAAGAGGATTGAGAAGATGCGCAGGATCATACGTTCATTGAATCGAGACCTTAAACCTCTGATCAGGCTCGGACCTAAACCTGAACCTCAACCCCTAACTCCTGAGGAGACAGTTGAAATGGAGAAGAGGGCTGGATCAACTTATGAGGCTGAAGGATGGTCTGCTGAGGATTCGGCTGAGAGATTCGTATCCGAAGTGGAGGCTGCATCTAGAAGGTTGATGGCGACCATAATGGAGGCTGGGTCTGAAGGCTGCCCAGTAGAATACCTCATGGAGAGATATATTCAACTTGACTTCAAGCCCAATGTCATCTCAGCTGCTTTAGATAGGCTCGAGCATTCAGGTCTGATCGTCAGACTTGGATGGGATAGGGTCTTGTCTGCGACTGCAGCCCCAACCCGCAGAAGAATGTTGAGAAAGAATGGTGAGGGGATATTCAACGTTCTAATCGAGAAGGTTTATCCTGGGAGGGCTGTCGCCTGGATAAATGATAGGTGGAGGGCGAGGATACTGCCTGAAGACTTTGAGGGTCCGATAAACCTGCTTAAGAAAGACTCGAGATTCAGAGCCTACGGAGCATTCTATAGACTGGATG
This region of Candidatus Bathyarchaeota archaeon genomic DNA includes:
- a CDS encoding metallophosphoesterase family protein, which translates into the protein MRIIAISDIHRSETATSAAAAVIGREEPDLTLVAGDISHNDLDEALRLLKILCETGVPTFFVPGNMDSPSLSRWRGDSPRNLHGDCVDFKGYSIVGLGGSVNTPFNTPFEYDESNASAILNGIPSRFESGRLIILSHCPPKGTRADTTRFGIHAGSGSVREFVEKKSPLLVVCGHIHEAECTDNLGRSVIVNPGPAYHGGYARVNLNGRVEVELAKFKI
- a CDS encoding DEAD/DEAH box helicase family protein gives rise to the protein MTGDIDGGSNPLVRYDQIERRLYQESIASKATMRNTLIILPTALGKTVITALAAAHFLYNYRRGRVLVMAPTRPLVMQHRDAFLRVLKIPGDEAAVLTGKTPNKLREVVWRGKCKLLFATPQVVKNDLIRGYVDMSEFNLIIFDECHRATKDYAYTYVAKKYMGNSPWPIILGATASPGADRERVEEVCRALFIEQIEYRSEEDVDVIPYIKPVQVEWRFIDLPEEYKILGGRLRGLLDERLSWLRRMGYLNKTLNHTTRRDLLELGESLRGKIQKSNDKGPIYSAIVAQSAALTIFHAIELLETQGIETLTSFLEKVESDDAKRSYKTITSSPQYMDFRRILEGYRAIPHPKQMKLIEEIERELEVNPSSRIIVFTQYRDTATCLVDLLRERFHVGVERFVGQAAKDGDTGLSQDEQSRILKDLESGNIKILVATCIAEEGLDIPSVDLVIFYEPVPSEIRHIQRRGRTGRKSAGRAVILTAKNTFDMAYLYSSKKRIEKMRRIIRSLNRDLKPLIRLGPKPEPQPLTPEETVEMEKRAGSTYEAEGWSAEDSAERFVSEVEAASRRLMATIMEAGSEGCPVEYLMERYIQLDFKPNVISAALDRLEHSGLIVRLGWDRVLSATAAPTRRRMLRKNGEGIFNVLIEKVYPGRAVAWINDRWRARILPEDFEGPINLLKKDSRFRAYGAFYRLDGVLCFRVREIVDSNPRHVG